The Oceanotoga teriensis genome has a window encoding:
- a CDS encoding MBL fold metallo-hydrolase, giving the protein MKIESYETGPIGTNAYIIDEKIIIDPGYGISNYINKEKEYDVWLTHAHFDHIKGIKEIKVKNLYLHPKDYELLKDPEKNLSIYTNEPFTIDIPYKDISNITRFIHTPGHTPGSIIIILENNLFTGDTIFSDSIGRTDFPGSSYEDMEKSLIKVKEFLQKNKNIKNIYPGHMNKTTRELILETNPYLY; this is encoded by the coding sequence TTGAAAATAGAATCATATGAAACTGGACCAATTGGAACAAATGCTTATATAATAGATGAAAAAATAATAATAGATCCTGGATATGGAATATCAAATTATATAAACAAAGAAAAAGAATATGATGTTTGGCTTACACATGCTCATTTTGACCATATTAAAGGTATAAAAGAAATAAAAGTGAAAAATCTATATCTTCATCCAAAAGACTATGAACTTTTAAAAGATCCAGAAAAAAATCTTTCAATATATACTAATGAACCTTTTACAATAGACATACCTTATAAAGATATAAGCAATATTACAAGATTTATTCACACTCCTGGACATACTCCTGGTTCCATAATAATAATATTAGAAAATAATTTATTTACAGGAGATACTATATTTTCAGACAGCATAGGAAGAACTGATTTTCCTGGTTCATCATACGAAGATATGGAAAAATCTCTTATAAAAGTAAAAGAATTTTTACAAAAAAACAAAAATATTAAAAATATATATCCAGGTCATATGAACAAAACAACTAGAGAACTTATTTTAGAAACAAATCCATATTTATATTGA
- the rlmD gene encoding 23S rRNA (uracil(1939)-C(5))-methyltransferase RlmD: MSIQLIPEKIVYGGYALAKYDNEVYLIENALPGELIEIEVYNKKKSVNFSKVTKIIEPSKDRVKSVCPHFNKCGGCDLLNYRYEKQIEQKENILKEQLRRIGHLNIETEKFEKSFNNLNYRNKMEFTFSKDENNNIVLGLNEKKSHKIINIEKCYIAPDYFNTIRNTVKEVVKELDIPIYDPKKRKGVLKHLVIKKSSKTNKLMIIIVTHTETLPKSKELKHLLLQKLNFDSLIHVMNSSDKVTLRGPYKTLFGEGILKENFDEFEYQIPPTSFFQINYDITEKILQYILEYIKTKNTSKDTLLDLYCGVGLFSLFYSPLFKHVTGVEYSKNSIKAAKSNLNINSIKNINFIAEDSLQYINQSIEKQKTFDYIIIDPPRSGLGVKASEKMSKITKKTLIYISCDPSTLSRDLNILSQNGFKVDSIKGFDMFPNTHHIETCVLLSRKN; the protein is encoded by the coding sequence ATGAGTATTCAATTAATACCTGAAAAAATAGTTTATGGAGGATATGCATTAGCAAAATATGATAATGAAGTATATTTAATAGAAAATGCACTTCCAGGAGAACTAATTGAAATTGAAGTGTATAATAAAAAGAAATCTGTAAATTTTTCAAAAGTAACAAAAATAATAGAACCATCAAAAGATCGTGTCAAATCTGTATGCCCTCACTTTAATAAATGTGGAGGATGTGATCTATTAAATTATCGATATGAAAAACAAATAGAACAAAAAGAAAATATATTAAAAGAACAATTAAGAAGAATAGGTCATCTGAATATAGAAACAGAAAAATTTGAAAAATCCTTTAATAATTTAAATTATAGAAATAAAATGGAATTCACATTCTCAAAAGATGAAAATAATAATATAGTATTAGGATTAAATGAAAAAAAATCTCATAAAATAATAAATATAGAAAAATGTTATATAGCACCAGACTACTTTAATACTATAAGAAATACAGTAAAAGAAGTTGTAAAAGAATTAGATATCCCAATATATGACCCTAAAAAAAGAAAAGGTGTGTTAAAACATTTAGTAATAAAAAAATCTTCAAAAACAAATAAATTAATGATAATAATAGTAACTCATACAGAAACTCTTCCAAAATCAAAAGAATTAAAACATTTATTATTACAAAAATTAAATTTTGACTCTTTAATACATGTAATGAACAGTTCTGATAAAGTAACTTTAAGAGGTCCTTATAAAACTCTTTTTGGAGAAGGAATATTAAAAGAAAATTTTGATGAATTCGAATATCAAATTCCTCCAACTTCATTTTTTCAAATAAATTATGATATAACAGAAAAAATATTACAATATATTTTAGAATATATAAAAACTAAAAACACCTCTAAAGATACTTTATTAGATCTTTATTGTGGTGTAGGCTTATTCAGTCTTTTTTATTCTCCTCTTTTTAAACATGTAACTGGTGTAGAATACTCAAAAAACTCTATAAAAGCTGCTAAATCTAATCTAAATATAAATTCAATAAAGAACATAAACTTTATTGCAGAAGATTCTTTACAATATATAAATCAAAGTATAGAAAAACAAAAAACATTTGATTATATTATAATAGATCCGCCAAGAAGTGGCCTTGGAGTTAAAGCTTCTGAAAAAATGTCTAAAATAACTAAAAAAACTTTAATATATATATCATGTGATCCGTCAACTCTTTCAAGAGATCTTAATATACTCAGTCAAAATGGTTTTAAAGTTGATTCTATAAAAGGGTTTGATATGTTTCCTAATACTCACCATATTGAGACATGCGTACTTTTGTCCCGCAAAAATTAG
- a CDS encoding TIR domain-containing protein produces the protein MKRIFISFAIEDERLRDFLKGQAKNENSPFEFVDMSVKKPWDSQWKTNCRTRIKGCDGVISIVTKNTKNADGQIWEMKCAKDENIPIVGIYGNDSHSGVAIPSECGYIRLMDWKWSNISNWIKSI, from the coding sequence ATGAAAAGAATTTTTATTAGTTTTGCAATTGAAGATGAACGGTTAAGAGATTTTTTAAAAGGACAAGCGAAAAATGAAAATAGCCCATTTGAATTTGTGGATATGTCAGTTAAAAAACCGTGGGATTCACAGTGGAAAACAAATTGCAGAACAAGAATAAAAGGTTGTGACGGTGTGATATCAATAGTTACAAAGAATACCAAAAATGCAGATGGACAAATTTGGGAAATGAAGTGTGCAAAAGATGAAAATATTCCAATAGTTGGAATATACGGAAATGATAGTCACTCTGGAGTTGCTATTCCAAGTGAATGCGGATATATTAGATTGATGGACTGGAAATGGTCTAATATTTCAAATTGGATTAAAAGTATATAG
- a CDS encoding caspase family protein: MVNNKALVVGINDYPSCPLSCCINDAEEVGKILSMNGDGSPNFDVKFALDVRTKAELYDGLNSLFNEGEADIALFYFSGHGTGLINGKLVTPDFTGMDAGISMGEILSMANKSKSKNKIIILDCCFSGKFGENGVTNSSESVLSNGVTIITASNSDEYSMEVSGDDGIPGHGVFTELLIQGLKGGAADVGGNITPASLYSFVDQSLGAWEQRPLFKTNISRFLPIRKIKPKVPIEVLRKLSDYFQNPDSEYSLDPSFEFTNTPEYKIEIREPYANDVNVSKFKELQLYESVGLIEPVDEEHMYFAAINSKSCRLTPLGLHYWKLSKYKRF, encoded by the coding sequence ATGGTGAACAATAAAGCTTTAGTTGTTGGCATAAATGATTATCCTAGTTGTCCATTATCATGCTGTATAAACGATGCTGAAGAAGTGGGCAAGATTCTTTCAATGAATGGAGATGGAAGCCCAAATTTTGATGTAAAATTTGCACTTGATGTTAGAACAAAGGCAGAATTATATGATGGCTTGAATTCGTTGTTTAATGAAGGCGAGGCGGATATAGCCTTGTTTTATTTTTCAGGACATGGGACGGGTTTAATTAATGGGAAGTTAGTCACACCTGACTTTACTGGTATGGATGCTGGCATTTCTATGGGCGAAATTTTATCAATGGCAAACAAGTCTAAAAGTAAAAATAAAATTATTATTTTAGACTGCTGTTTTTCAGGAAAATTTGGTGAAAATGGTGTTACAAATTCTAGTGAATCTGTTTTATCGAATGGAGTTACTATAATAACAGCAAGTAATAGTGATGAATATTCTATGGAAGTATCGGGGGATGATGGTATACCCGGCCACGGAGTTTTTACTGAACTATTGATACAGGGGTTAAAAGGCGGAGCGGCAGATGTAGGTGGTAATATTACTCCTGCAAGCTTATATTCATTTGTCGATCAATCGTTGGGAGCCTGGGAACAAAGACCTCTTTTTAAAACAAATATCTCTAGGTTCCTTCCCATTAGAAAAATAAAGCCTAAAGTTCCTATTGAAGTGTTAAGGAAGTTGAGTGATTATTTTCAAAATCCTGATAGTGAATATTCTTTAGATCCGTCTTTTGAATTCACTAATACTCCAGAGTATAAGATTGAAATTAGAGAACCATATGCAAACGATGTAAATGTTAGTAAGTTTAAAGAATTACAACTATATGAGAGTGTTGGTTTAATTGAACCAGTCGATGAGGAACATATGTATTTTGCAGCAATAAATAGTAAGTCATGCAGGTTGACTCCTCTAGGGTTGCATTATTGGAAACTATCAAAATATAAAAGATTTTGA